Proteins found in one Sorghum bicolor cultivar BTx623 chromosome 1, Sorghum_bicolor_NCBIv3, whole genome shotgun sequence genomic segment:
- the LOC8062194 gene encoding uncharacterized protein LOC8062194, whose translation MAAVQSNRAHPHRRSEASSPATSVAVAAARADDAQRQRRPRVPVQVREQGPLAVGHHHPHHQLRRSAAFPPRRPGAVPAVRRPPQRCDSDLNIREHRTCSEVAGGTAAGCAAVCCCFPCVMVEVVVLATVRAPAALCRKAARVRKAGRRRSASAGQATEIYELLVDDAAVVEVDATGAADAAVALPVVKPALELEDTGELEKEVWARFYGTGFWRSPSQLDDLDDDSS comes from the coding sequence GTGGCCGTGGCGGCGGCGAGAGCCGACGACGCTCAGCGCCAGCGTCGTCCGAGGGTGCCGGTGCAGGTCCGGGAGCAGGGCCCGCTGGCGGTGGGGCATCATCATCCACACCACCAGCTGCGGCGGTCAGCGGCATTCCCGCCGCGCCGCCCAGGTGCAGTGCCTGCAGTGCGCCGCCCTCCTCAGCGCTGCGACAGCGACCTCAACATCAGGGAGCACCGCACCTGCAGCGAGGTGGCCGGCGGCACCGCGGCGGGCTGCGCCGCCGTGTGCTGCTGCTTCCCCTGCGTCATGGTGGAGGTCGTGGTGCTCGCCACGGTGCGCGCGCCCGCGGCGCTGTGCCGTAAGGCCGCCCGCGTGCGCAAGGCTGGCCGGCGGCGCTCCGCTTCCGCGGGGCAGGCCACGGAGATCTACGAGCTCCTCGTGGACGACGCCGCCGTCGTCGAGGTGGACGCCACGGGCGCCGCCGACGCGGCCGTGGCGCTGCCGGTGGTGAAGCCCGCCTTGGAGCTGGAGGACACCGGGGAGCTGGAGAAGGAGGTGTGGGCGAGGTTCTACGGCACCGGCTTCTGGAGGAGCCCGTCGCAGCTCGACGACTTGGACGACGACAGCAGCTGA
- the LOC8062195 gene encoding protein YABBY 2: protein MSAQQIAPVPEHVCYVHCNFCNTILALQRRGNVFLQHITDLLKIRRIKASNPDISHREAFSTAAKNWAHFPNIHFGLGPYESSNKLDEAIGATGHPQKVQDLY, encoded by the exons ATGTCGGCCCAGCAGATCGCGCCGGTGCCGGAGCATGTGTGCTACGTGCACTGCAACTTCTGCAATACAATTCTCGCG CTCCAGAGAAGAGGCAACGTGTTCCTTCAGCATATAACAGATTTATTAA AGATACGAAGGATTAAAGCAAGCAACCCAGACATAAGCCACAGGGAAGCCTTCAGCACTGCAGCAAAAAAT TGGGCACATTTTCCAAACATTCATTTTGGACTAGGGCCCTATGAAAGTAGCAACAAGCTTGATGAGGCCATTGGTGCAACGGGCCATCCCCAGAAAGTCCAAGATCTCTACTAA